One Acidobacteriaceae bacterium genomic region harbors:
- a CDS encoding TonB-dependent receptor: MRRTLPATACALLALLCTGVTSPADAQNTNSGDIRGTVTDTTGAVIPGTTVTVTDVDKDVTKTYTTDSAGLYDTGSIVPDHYKITFTKQGFDVLVRGPITVEVGVQGINAQMKVGTTNERVEVTTDVPLLNTEEGAQEQTLTAQTMSELPQVGADWENFIWLQPGATGTPENSSTAVQPNGGQTSINGNLPFETYLSDGATTTLPMSTNSDVTIFETTAEVKISDSGFSAQYGVGNVVYNQITKGGTDRFHGAGYEYFQNNALNAAPYAFGQKGSVPFLRYNNFGFNVGGFVWPHKVFFFFDFDKTIDHGGASNGFETVPDPTVQSGNFSATGIPTLYDPTTQTIQQTGTYTYVTPDGNYTQNCPCVIRKTFLSEYGVNAIPAALIDPVSAKVQAYYPKANVSNPTISNGVAINNFFYNVPSSNPFTKFFGRLDYDISTSNRLTISETESDNPATYLNQGICPIQCQNGDVGRNNAQISDVHTFSAHFQNEARFGFTDQLNFFTPYTIGQGYPSKLAWQFAKADNFPNTTISSYYTLGSQSNSVYKEFVFDPSDVVTLIHGKHILHFGGEFLISRADSTAWGNINAGSLSFNGHYTSINGQTSLKPCTGCTPYASGFGYADFLLGQSQSWSAGVTPEFGARQKSPQLFVQDDIKVTPKLTVNAGLRWEGNTGWSEVKGNESTWDPTVLNPGTNTLGAIWYGTTKANGRTQLVAPQYNIWLPRVGFSWQAMSNTVLRGAFGIYSAQLSEDTYGGGMGGEFGSSGNVNDSTNGICPVVQFSGTGSTPDTTDPGCGTGTFNSVSVNSQYLNSPTAPDARNAGHQNVGYTQYHTPVPTNYQWTLSLERQFGNSWATSLAYVGNHGTNLNTSGIDINQVPQSKLAPNDQTSEPYPIYGTITGSTNNAISNYNAMQAVLKKRMSHGLDFQVNYVWSHFLSDMDSSGWGSREGYQNYQNAYDIHQNYSNSNFDVRNAFKGNVIYTLPFGKGQQFLNNNWVLDEVLGGWRVSSSFVIQDGNPMGVTTGNYNNSYNQSGSYTQFANLVGDWHKGGSVYSRLKEWYNTDALTLPAPATYGNFRRNIITGPPLQVMNASLGKTFDLYPDRGVKLEIRADAFNVLNHPSFGQTGNNQISGVPATDETQAAVINSVTIGGRAMQLYGKITF, from the coding sequence ATGAGGCGGACACTACCTGCGACCGCGTGCGCGCTGCTCGCGCTGCTATGCACGGGAGTTACATCTCCAGCAGACGCACAGAACACTAACTCCGGCGATATTCGCGGAACAGTAACGGACACGACTGGGGCAGTCATTCCCGGAACCACCGTCACCGTCACCGACGTCGATAAGGACGTAACGAAGACCTATACAACGGATAGCGCCGGCCTGTACGACACCGGATCCATCGTTCCCGATCATTACAAGATCACCTTCACCAAACAGGGCTTCGACGTCCTGGTCCGTGGCCCGATCACCGTCGAGGTGGGCGTTCAGGGCATCAATGCGCAAATGAAGGTGGGCACGACCAACGAACGGGTCGAGGTCACCACCGACGTGCCGTTGCTGAACACAGAGGAGGGCGCGCAGGAGCAGACCTTGACGGCGCAAACGATGTCGGAGCTGCCGCAGGTCGGTGCGGACTGGGAGAACTTCATCTGGCTGCAGCCGGGTGCAACAGGAACGCCGGAGAACAGCAGCACGGCCGTCCAACCAAATGGAGGGCAGACCTCCATCAACGGCAACCTGCCATTTGAAACCTACCTGTCTGATGGCGCGACAACAACGTTGCCCATGAGCACAAACTCCGACGTTACGATCTTCGAAACGACGGCCGAGGTAAAGATCAGCGACAGCGGCTTCTCCGCACAGTACGGTGTCGGAAACGTTGTCTACAACCAGATCACCAAAGGCGGCACGGATCGCTTCCACGGCGCCGGCTACGAATACTTCCAGAACAATGCGCTGAATGCGGCTCCTTACGCCTTCGGCCAGAAGGGATCGGTGCCGTTCCTTCGCTACAACAACTTCGGTTTCAACGTCGGGGGCTTTGTGTGGCCCCATAAGGTATTTTTCTTCTTCGATTTTGATAAGACCATCGATCATGGTGGAGCGTCGAACGGTTTTGAAACTGTGCCTGATCCGACTGTGCAATCAGGAAACTTCAGCGCAACCGGCATTCCAACCCTCTACGACCCCACGACGCAGACAATTCAGCAGACCGGCACCTACACCTACGTGACCCCAGACGGGAATTACACGCAAAACTGCCCGTGCGTGATTCGCAAGACCTTCCTGTCGGAGTATGGGGTGAACGCGATCCCTGCTGCTCTGATCGACCCTGTGTCCGCAAAAGTTCAGGCTTACTATCCCAAGGCCAACGTCAGCAATCCAACGATCAGCAATGGTGTGGCCATCAACAACTTCTTCTACAACGTTCCGAGCTCAAATCCGTTCACGAAGTTCTTCGGACGTTTGGACTATGACATTTCTACGTCGAACCGGTTGACGATCTCCGAGACGGAGAGCGACAACCCGGCCACCTATCTCAACCAAGGCATTTGTCCGATTCAATGCCAGAATGGCGATGTTGGCCGCAACAATGCGCAGATCTCAGATGTGCATACGTTCAGTGCCCACTTCCAGAATGAGGCGCGTTTTGGCTTCACCGATCAGCTCAACTTTTTCACGCCATACACGATCGGACAAGGCTATCCCAGCAAACTGGCCTGGCAATTCGCGAAGGCCGATAACTTCCCCAACACCACGATTTCGAGCTACTACACGCTTGGATCGCAGAGCAACTCGGTCTATAAGGAGTTCGTCTTCGATCCCTCGGACGTAGTTACGCTCATCCACGGCAAGCATATTTTGCACTTCGGAGGGGAGTTCCTGATCAGCCGTGCCGACTCCACAGCCTGGGGAAATATCAACGCCGGTTCCTTATCCTTTAACGGCCACTACACCTCCATCAACGGTCAGACGTCACTGAAACCGTGTACCGGTTGTACGCCCTACGCCTCCGGCTTTGGCTATGCGGACTTCCTGCTCGGCCAATCCCAGAGCTGGAGTGCGGGCGTAACGCCGGAGTTTGGCGCGCGACAGAAGAGCCCACAGCTCTTCGTCCAGGACGACATCAAGGTGACTCCGAAGCTCACCGTAAACGCTGGTCTGCGCTGGGAGGGGAATACGGGATGGTCTGAGGTCAAGGGCAACGAATCTACGTGGGACCCCACCGTCCTTAATCCAGGCACGAACACTCTGGGCGCGATCTGGTACGGGACAACTAAAGCAAATGGGCGTACTCAACTCGTCGCGCCGCAGTACAACATCTGGCTTCCGCGCGTTGGTTTTAGCTGGCAGGCGATGTCGAACACCGTACTTCGCGGCGCCTTCGGTATCTACTCGGCCCAACTCAGCGAGGACACCTACGGCGGCGGCATGGGCGGCGAGTTCGGCAGCAGCGGCAACGTCAACGATTCCACCAACGGTATCTGCCCGGTCGTGCAGTTCAGCGGCACCGGAAGCACGCCTGACACAACCGATCCTGGATGCGGCACAGGCACGTTCAACAGCGTCAGCGTCAACTCGCAGTATCTCAACTCACCCACCGCACCGGATGCCAGAAATGCCGGCCATCAGAACGTTGGTTACACCCAGTACCACACGCCGGTACCTACGAACTATCAGTGGACTCTTTCGCTCGAGCGGCAGTTTGGCAACAGCTGGGCCACGAGTCTTGCGTATGTCGGAAATCACGGAACGAACCTGAATACCTCAGGGATCGATATCAACCAGGTGCCTCAGAGCAAGCTCGCTCCGAATGACCAGACATCAGAGCCTTATCCCATTTACGGCACCATCACCGGCAGCACCAATAACGCAATTTCGAACTACAACGCTATGCAGGCTGTCTTGAAGAAGAGGATGAGCCATGGCCTTGACTTCCAGGTCAACTACGTGTGGTCTCACTTCCTGAGTGATATGGATTCGTCTGGATGGGGCAGCCGCGAAGGCTACCAGAATTACCAGAACGCATATGATATCCACCAGAACTACAGCAATTCGAACTTCGACGTAAGAAACGCCTTCAAAGGCAATGTCATCTACACGCTTCCCTTCGGCAAAGGGCAGCAGTTCCTAAACAACAATTGGGTCTTGGACGAGGTTCTCGGGGGTTGGCGCGTTTCCAGTTCCTTCGTTATTCAAGACGGCAATCCTATGGGTGTAACGACAGGAAATTACAACAACTCGTATAACCAGTCCGGTAGTTATACGCAGTTTGCGAATCTGGTCGGGGACTGGCATAAGGGTGGAAGCGTGTACTCTCGCTTGAAGGAGTGGTACAACACGGACGCGCTGACACTTCCCGCCCCGGCAACCTACGGTAACTTCCGCAGGAACATCATCACGGGACCGCCTCTCCAAGTCATGAATGCCTCACTCGGAAAGACGTTCGATCTGTATCCGGACCGGGGCGTTAAGTTGGAGATCCGTGCGGATGCCTTCAACGTGCTGAACCATCCTAGCTTCGGGCAGACTGGTAACAATCAGATCTCGGGCGTTCCGGCCACTGACGAGACTCAAGCGGCCGTAATCAACAGCGTCACCATCGGCGGCAGAGCAATGCAGTTGTACGGGAAGATCACGTTCTGA
- a CDS encoding tetratricopeptide repeat protein, translated as MRSQTKFLLAPLLLAVVATRSGALQQPSTSTASEQTRVHQQKADAYLRDKRPDLAIPEFSAVLEADPQNLDAQANLGVLLFFAGKPDEAEPHLRAALTIDPTLAKLRMLLGTSEHRQGHLEDARHDLVAALPQITDPKVRQQAGLEIIEIDTALNDLPAAADVAAQMKKDFPQDPEVLFAAWSVYSDLADEAVLDLSIAAPHSAQMHQAMAHVLIRERDNKAAVENLREALKINPALPGAHYELAELLRLSTVPADKAEAAEQYKLAIQYQPNDAASLTRLGDIAGETEDHTTAIARYKQALAAQPNYTDAEVGLAYELSETGHSDEAVPLLQQAINNDPMSMLAHFRLSVVYRRLHRPDDAKRELAQYQSLKTMKDNLRNVYDTMRLDSPQGKDVSR; from the coding sequence ATGCGTTCGCAAACTAAGTTTCTATTGGCCCCGCTTCTTTTGGCAGTCGTTGCGACGCGTTCTGGCGCCCTCCAGCAGCCCTCCACCTCTACCGCCTCCGAACAAACGCGTGTGCATCAGCAGAAGGCCGACGCATATCTCCGCGACAAAAGGCCTGACTTGGCGATCCCTGAGTTCTCCGCGGTTCTGGAGGCTGACCCGCAAAATCTCGATGCTCAGGCCAACCTGGGCGTCCTGCTTTTTTTCGCGGGTAAGCCAGATGAGGCCGAGCCTCACTTGCGCGCCGCGCTCACCATCGATCCTACCCTCGCGAAACTACGCATGCTGCTCGGCACATCCGAGCACCGCCAGGGCCATCTCGAAGATGCGCGCCACGACCTTGTCGCTGCGCTTCCTCAGATCACCGATCCCAAGGTCCGTCAGCAAGCAGGTCTCGAGATCATCGAGATTGATACCGCGCTAAATGATCTGCCGGCCGCTGCAGATGTGGCCGCGCAGATGAAGAAGGATTTCCCACAAGACCCCGAGGTTCTCTTCGCTGCGTGGAGCGTCTATTCGGACCTCGCCGATGAAGCCGTGCTCGACCTCTCTATTGCAGCTCCGCATTCCGCACAGATGCATCAGGCCATGGCCCACGTCCTCATTCGCGAGCGTGACAACAAGGCCGCCGTCGAAAACTTGCGCGAGGCGCTCAAGATCAACCCGGCGCTTCCCGGCGCACATTACGAACTCGCGGAGTTGCTACGCCTTTCCACGGTTCCCGCCGACAAAGCGGAGGCCGCCGAGCAATACAAGCTCGCTATCCAGTACCAGCCCAACGACGCCGCATCGCTCACAAGGCTTGGCGACATCGCAGGCGAGACGGAGGATCATACAACGGCCATCGCACGTTACAAGCAGGCACTTGCGGCGCAACCTAACTACACAGACGCAGAAGTCGGCCTCGCCTATGAGCTCAGCGAGACTGGCCATTCGGACGAGGCGGTTCCACTGCTCCAGCAGGCAATCAATAATGACCCCATGAGCATGCTTGCCCACTTCCGGCTCAGTGTCGTGTATCGTCGGCTGCATCGGCCTGATGATGCCAAGCGCGAGCTCGCACAGTATCAAAGCCTGAAGACAATGAAAGACAATCTCCGCAATGTCTACGACACCATGCGGCTCGACTCTCCACAAGGTAAGGATGTCAGTAGATAG
- a CDS encoding CRTAC1 family protein, translating into METAHIVDITAATGIHFNHLSSPEARYIVESMSGGVAIIDYDNDGYPDLYFTNAPSVAMHKAGTPARSALYHNNHDGTFTDVTDKAGVGYPCWAMGVAVGDFDNDGWPDLAVSCFNGVVLYHNNHDGTFTNVTKKSGLDRDHGWATGLTFGDYDNDGFVDLFVPHYVDLDLNNLPVFGKDRTCTYHAIAVQCGPRGLKGSSDSLYRNNGDGTFTDVSAKAGVDDPQKYFGLQGVWSDFDGDGKLDLFVANDGEPNYLYHNEGNGHFKDIAEDAGVALSEDGNEQANMGVALGDYTRTGRQSIAITHFSEEYTILFRNDGALNFTDVAHIAHIAQPTGLYVGWGDAFLDTDNRGLLDFIMVNGHVYPQLDEGKLGITYREPKLLFWNNGDGTFRDISPEAGKALSIPQVSRGLAVGDLFNDGRLDVVIENLTGGPMILETRPNPANHWVSFQLEGSPSNRLALNARVWVTSNGVTQMSEVLSGSSYLSQSDLRLHFGLGSAARMTEVKVHWPDGTTQTFHDLPADTFYRLHEGSTPVVDQRISRPAGR; encoded by the coding sequence ATGGAGACGGCTCACATCGTCGACATCACCGCCGCAACGGGCATTCATTTCAACCACCTTTCCAGCCCCGAGGCCCGGTACATCGTTGAATCGATGAGCGGCGGCGTTGCCATCATCGACTACGACAACGACGGCTATCCTGACCTCTACTTCACAAATGCACCGAGTGTCGCCATGCACAAGGCAGGCACACCCGCGCGCAGCGCTCTCTATCACAACAACCACGATGGCACATTCACTGACGTGACCGACAAGGCAGGCGTCGGCTATCCCTGTTGGGCCATGGGCGTTGCCGTTGGTGACTTCGACAATGACGGATGGCCTGACCTCGCTGTCAGTTGCTTCAACGGTGTAGTTCTCTATCACAACAATCACGACGGTACCTTTACCAACGTGACAAAGAAATCCGGTCTCGACCGAGATCATGGTTGGGCCACCGGCCTTACCTTCGGCGATTACGACAACGACGGTTTCGTCGACCTCTTCGTGCCACACTATGTCGATCTCGACCTGAACAATCTTCCCGTCTTCGGCAAGGATCGTACCTGCACCTATCACGCGATAGCCGTGCAGTGCGGCCCACGTGGTCTCAAGGGATCATCTGATTCCTTATATCGCAACAACGGCGACGGCACCTTCACGGATGTTAGTGCGAAAGCAGGAGTTGATGACCCGCAGAAGTACTTTGGACTACAAGGCGTTTGGTCCGATTTTGACGGAGACGGCAAGCTCGATCTTTTTGTAGCTAACGATGGTGAACCGAACTACCTCTATCACAACGAAGGAAATGGTCACTTCAAAGATATCGCTGAAGACGCCGGCGTTGCGCTGAGCGAAGACGGCAACGAACAAGCCAATATGGGGGTTGCGCTCGGAGATTACACGCGCACCGGTCGGCAGAGCATCGCGATTACCCACTTCAGTGAGGAGTACACAATTCTCTTTCGCAACGATGGCGCGCTGAATTTCACCGACGTCGCCCACATTGCCCACATTGCGCAACCGACAGGACTCTACGTGGGTTGGGGCGACGCGTTTCTCGATACCGATAATCGAGGGTTGCTCGACTTCATCATGGTCAATGGCCACGTTTACCCGCAACTGGATGAGGGCAAGCTGGGCATCACCTACCGGGAGCCTAAACTGCTCTTCTGGAACAACGGCGACGGAACGTTCCGTGATATCAGCCCAGAAGCTGGCAAGGCCCTGAGCATCCCTCAAGTTAGCCGTGGTCTTGCGGTCGGTGATCTCTTCAATGACGGACGGCTCGACGTCGTCATCGAAAACTTGACCGGGGGACCGATGATCCTCGAAACGAGACCGAATCCCGCGAATCACTGGGTTAGCTTCCAGCTCGAGGGATCGCCCTCGAACCGCCTCGCTCTGAATGCGAGAGTATGGGTGACTTCGAATGGAGTGACGCAAATGAGTGAGGTGCTCAGCGGCAGCAGCTACCTATCGCAAAGCGATCTTCGCCTGCATTTCGGCCTGGGTTCGGCCGCCAGAATGACGGAAGTAAAGGTGCATTGGCCGGACGGGACCACACAGACGTTCCACGATCTACCCGCTGATACTTTCTACCGGCTACACGAGGGAAGCACTCCTGTTGTAGACCAAAGAATCAGCCGACCTGCTGGCAGATAA
- a CDS encoding winged helix-turn-helix domain-containing protein, protein METATPSKPGPATRTTEFRFGPFVLNTASGELRKSGVSLRLQGQPLRVLSILVERAGEVVNREELRLGVWGDGTVVDFDHGLDVAINKVREILGDTVSDPRYVETLARRGYRFIGSIEPVVAGLPTAIGPTTHTEAIHNVVRGGGRLPLAAGWIVAVAALAGLAVVTLRQPQLKPAHIREITDSGRVFPGLPLQESLGQTATDGTRLFFSQIQNGRTVLSVASVGDGETTTLPFPVSGASPVLENISPDGERLLIKNQMARETEGPIWIISAIGGRAQQVGDILAHDASWMPDGKRILYANGDEMFTANEDGSDIRHFATVPGRAFWMRWSTDSTRLRFTLLRPLDHRTALWEINADGSHAHAMNFRQNPNVTECCGNWTADGRYFVFQATHDGQTDIWATREGPFRGRWLPYMPFAVTDGPLAYRSPVPIPQSDSIIFLGLNQHSELLRFDASTNSFQPSTRLQTAQYVRYTRDAAWVAWLDAHGVLWRSRADGTQQLQLSPTGMDVYMFDWSPDGQRLVLMAREPGKLWRIYTVAADSANLTPLLPGEDHNEADPSWVSGAGDIVFGRPPDVMAERAQPKMIYQWHAATRRIEPIPGSEGLFSPRSSPDGRFIAALPLGQRSLTVFDRQTQRWRTLANIPAADPVWSADSQWIYFHDFASNTQAIYRANALDGRTEIVAFVGDMHSMEFADFRFAGLAPGDVPLLRARLTVGNLFRADIENR, encoded by the coding sequence GTGGAAACGGCAACACCAAGTAAACCCGGTCCAGCCACCCGAACTACGGAGTTTCGCTTCGGCCCGTTCGTTCTTAATACGGCTAGCGGTGAATTGCGTAAGTCCGGGGTTTCGCTCCGTCTGCAGGGCCAGCCGCTGCGAGTTCTCTCGATCCTGGTCGAGCGGGCAGGCGAGGTGGTCAACCGCGAAGAGCTTCGCCTCGGCGTGTGGGGAGATGGCACTGTAGTCGACTTCGATCACGGCCTCGACGTTGCCATCAATAAGGTCCGCGAGATCCTGGGCGATACTGTCAGCGATCCGCGATACGTTGAGACGCTCGCGCGCCGTGGCTATCGATTCATTGGGAGCATCGAGCCAGTTGTTGCGGGGTTGCCGACAGCAATCGGACCAACTACCCATACAGAGGCGATCCATAATGTTGTGCGAGGTGGCGGACGGCTCCCACTCGCTGCGGGTTGGATTGTTGCCGTTGCCGCACTGGCGGGGCTCGCCGTTGTCACGCTGCGGCAGCCTCAGTTGAAGCCCGCACATATCCGCGAAATTACTGACTCCGGCCGAGTCTTCCCAGGCTTGCCGTTGCAGGAGAGCCTCGGGCAGACGGCGACCGACGGCACGCGCCTGTTCTTCTCACAGATTCAGAACGGCCGCACCGTGCTGTCAGTCGCATCCGTGGGCGATGGCGAGACAACGACGCTTCCCTTCCCCGTCTCGGGCGCCTCGCCCGTTCTTGAAAACATCTCGCCCGATGGCGAACGGTTGCTGATCAAGAACCAGATGGCGCGTGAAACCGAAGGCCCAATCTGGATCATCTCCGCCATTGGCGGTCGCGCACAACAGGTTGGCGACATTCTCGCGCATGATGCGAGTTGGATGCCCGATGGCAAGCGCATCCTGTACGCGAACGGGGATGAGATGTTTACTGCGAACGAAGATGGCAGCGACATCCGTCACTTCGCCACGGTTCCCGGGCGCGCTTTCTGGATGCGATGGTCCACGGACAGCACTCGGTTGCGATTCACTCTGTTGCGCCCGCTCGATCACAGGACAGCCCTATGGGAGATAAACGCCGATGGCTCACACGCCCACGCGATGAACTTCCGCCAGAATCCCAACGTCACAGAATGCTGCGGCAACTGGACCGCCGACGGGCGCTACTTCGTCTTCCAAGCGACACACGATGGGCAGACGGATATCTGGGCAACGCGCGAAGGCCCCTTTCGCGGCAGATGGCTTCCGTACATGCCCTTCGCAGTCACCGACGGACCACTTGCTTACCGTTCGCCTGTTCCTATACCGCAAAGCGACAGCATCATCTTTCTCGGTCTGAACCAACACTCCGAGCTTCTGCGCTTTGACGCCTCGACGAATTCTTTCCAGCCGTCCACGCGATTGCAAACTGCGCAGTATGTTCGTTACACACGGGACGCAGCCTGGGTCGCGTGGCTCGACGCTCATGGCGTGCTCTGGCGGAGTCGAGCAGACGGCACGCAACAGCTACAACTCAGCCCCACGGGCATGGACGTTTACATGTTCGATTGGTCACCTGACGGCCAGAGGCTGGTGCTGATGGCACGAGAGCCCGGAAAGCTGTGGCGAATTTATACGGTCGCGGCCGATAGCGCGAACCTCACACCGCTGCTCCCAGGCGAGGATCACAACGAGGCTGACCCCTCGTGGGTCTCCGGTGCGGGCGATATCGTCTTTGGCCGTCCGCCCGATGTTATGGCTGAGCGCGCGCAACCGAAGATGATCTATCAATGGCATGCGGCCACGCGGCGGATAGAACCTATCCCCGGCTCGGAAGGTCTGTTCAGCCCTCGCAGTTCCCCCGACGGACGATTCATCGCGGCACTTCCACTTGGCCAGCGATCGCTGACCGTGTTCGATCGTCAAACGCAACGATGGCGCACACTCGCCAATATTCCGGCTGCAGATCCAGTTTGGTCAGCCGACAGCCAATGGATTTATTTCCACGATTTTGCAAGTAACACGCAGGCCATCTATCGCGCGAATGCACTGGATGGCCGCACGGAGATTGTCGCATTCGTCGGCGACATGCATTCAATGGAGTTTGCCGACTTTCGTTTCGCGGGCCTTGCTCCCGGCGACGTTCCATTGCTGCGCGCCCGCCTGACCGTGGGCAATCTGTTTCGAGCGGATATTGAGAACAGATAG
- a CDS encoding winged helix-turn-helix domain-containing protein has translation MPTILEPVSTERLRFGLFELDPVAQELRKAGVPVRIQSQPLRILLYLAQRAGTIVSREELHRTFWKPDTAVDLERSLAAAIYKIRECLDDSVTSPRFIETLSRSGYRFIAPVMEIHPDSPAEDPLLSPGRHFRSERAAELSGDINAAASTPPPPTAAKSGRLWLFGGPLVLLWLAVIGLAALLCCALAFRSPTRGSAAVHALTHNASITLPGGMTQGFPVTVTDNARVYFARSEDDLGELGVVMLNGGDTTTISLPEELGKPVADDISPDGLRLLLRNRLSTSAEQALWIASPEGQTAHQVPGVLAHASAWMPDGDSILYANGNVLYTIHENGSGNARFASLPGRPYYMRWSPDGSILRLTLRDDRTLDTTLWEIKADGSAAHQILGGWHSGTPLCCGTFLSSGDLYVFQAGDERDGSLWAMPVRRGWWERSQEPFRLAEGPLAYTSPAATHNGRRVIFTGFDRSFRLLTWSAKDHRLIPAPAYLSDAAQVEFSPDGQRVAWVRRDDGTLWRSRADGTDRVRVIGAPYRVSSMAWSPDAARLAIMARHPGAPWRILIADVQSSHIEELLRDDPHNEADPQWAAGGSSIIFGRLPPRLAEPALARALFRVDLATRRMVKLSGSDGLFSPRVSGDGRTLVALSVDQTVLRQLNLDTGDWRTAAIGHFDDPVFLGGGHALIYRNFSVPGLDLMKLDLLTHQTSSYAEGLRTEPSLDNPYFVGLLAGDAPAVSVPRTSADLYELEAPE, from the coding sequence ATGCCCACGATCCTTGAACCCGTCTCTACCGAGCGGCTGCGCTTCGGGCTGTTCGAGCTCGACCCGGTGGCTCAGGAGCTGCGGAAGGCGGGCGTCCCCGTACGCATCCAGAGTCAGCCGCTACGCATTCTGCTCTATCTCGCGCAGCGCGCCGGCACAATCGTTAGCCGAGAGGAGCTTCACCGCACTTTCTGGAAGCCCGACACTGCCGTCGATCTCGAACGCAGCCTGGCAGCGGCGATTTACAAGATACGGGAGTGTTTGGACGATTCCGTGACGAGTCCCCGTTTCATAGAGACTCTGTCGCGTTCCGGGTACCGCTTTATCGCTCCAGTGATGGAAATCCATCCGGACAGCCCTGCCGAGGATCCGCTCCTATCGCCCGGGCGGCATTTTCGATCGGAGCGGGCGGCCGAGCTATCTGGCGATATCAATGCGGCCGCATCAACTCCACCACCACCAACGGCCGCGAAATCGGGCCGATTGTGGCTGTTTGGTGGTCCCCTTGTCCTACTCTGGCTGGCGGTCATCGGTCTGGCTGCCCTGTTGTGTTGCGCACTGGCCTTTCGTTCTCCCACCCGGGGCTCTGCTGCTGTCCACGCCCTTACCCACAACGCGTCGATCACTCTTCCGGGCGGGATGACGCAGGGCTTTCCTGTGACTGTCACGGACAATGCCCGCGTGTACTTCGCTCGGAGCGAAGACGATCTAGGTGAACTCGGGGTCGTGATGCTCAATGGCGGCGACACGACCACGATTTCTCTGCCGGAAGAGCTTGGGAAACCTGTCGCGGATGATATTTCACCTGATGGTCTCCGTCTCCTGTTGAGGAATCGACTGTCCACCTCCGCCGAGCAAGCTCTTTGGATCGCCTCACCGGAAGGCCAAACCGCACACCAGGTTCCCGGCGTCCTGGCCCATGCCAGCGCCTGGATGCCCGATGGCGACTCTATTCTTTATGCGAATGGCAACGTTTTGTACACGATCCACGAGAATGGCTCGGGGAATGCAAGATTCGCTTCCCTGCCGGGCCGTCCGTACTATATGCGCTGGTCGCCGGATGGCAGCATCCTCCGGCTGACGTTGCGGGACGACCGGACGCTTGATACCACGTTGTGGGAGATTAAGGCCGACGGTTCAGCGGCGCATCAGATCCTTGGCGGGTGGCACTCCGGGACGCCTCTGTGCTGCGGCACCTTCCTCAGCAGCGGCGATCTCTATGTCTTTCAAGCCGGAGACGAACGGGATGGCAGTCTGTGGGCCATGCCTGTGCGCCGGGGTTGGTGGGAGCGAAGCCAGGAACCTTTCCGGCTTGCAGAGGGTCCACTTGCGTATACGTCTCCTGCGGCGACGCACAACGGCCGCCGGGTCATCTTCACTGGCTTTGACCGCTCTTTTCGTCTACTCACCTGGAGCGCAAAGGACCATCGTCTGATCCCTGCGCCGGCCTATCTCAGCGATGCTGCGCAAGTAGAGTTTTCGCCCGACGGCCAACGTGTTGCCTGGGTCCGGCGCGACGATGGCACGTTGTGGCGCAGCCGCGCTGATGGAACCGACCGTGTACGCGTGATCGGCGCGCCCTACAGGGTTTCCAGCATGGCATGGTCTCCGGATGCCGCCCGGCTCGCGATCATGGCCCGCCACCCAGGCGCTCCATGGAGAATCCTCATCGCTGACGTGCAGTCAAGCCACATCGAGGAGTTGCTGCGTGACGATCCTCACAACGAGGCCGACCCGCAATGGGCTGCCGGTGGCTCTTCTATCATTTTCGGCCGTCTGCCGCCGAGGCTCGCAGAACCCGCACTGGCGCGCGCACTCTTTCGAGTCGATCTCGCAACACGCCGGATGGTCAAACTCAGCGGCTCCGATGGTCTGTTCAGTCCACGCGTTTCCGGTGACGGCCGCACCCTCGTGGCCTTAAGTGTTGATCAAACAGTACTTCGCCAGCTAAATCTCGACACTGGAGATTGGCGCACCGCAGCGATTGGGCATTTTGACGACCCCGTTTTCCTCGGTGGCGGCCATGCGCTCATATACCGCAACTTCTCGGTTCCGGGACTCGATCTGATGAAGCTGGATCTATTAACACATCAGACCTCATCGTATGCTGAGGGCCTGCGCACCGAACCGAGCCTTGATAATCCGTACTTTGTCGGGTTGCTTGCGGGGGACGCGCCCGCTGTCAGCGTTCCGCGCACGAGTGCGGACCTGTACGAGTTGGAAGCGCCGGAGTAA